The sequence TAGACATAAATTCCGCGGTGATTTTTCGAGATAATAAAGCCATGCTTATCTTTTAAGATAACAACCACTTTTTCAATCACTGCTGGCACTGCCTCTGGGTGATCAAAAAGCGTATCCACATCAGCCGTCTTATAGTTTTGTTCGCTTGTTTTTTTATTGGCTTTGTTTTCATCTTTTTTAAAAATTTTACTCACAAAGCCTTTTTTTACTGGGCTTGGATCAGTTGAAATTTTAAACTTTAATGCAAAGTGATCTGAGTAAAGGTCGCTCTTTGCAAAGCCTTTTTCATCGACTGCAAAGCTTGGTTTAAAGACTTCAAAACTACCACTAACATAGCTTAGATCGCCATTTTCCATAAAACTAGGCGAAAGTAAAACATGATCGATTGCTCTTTTTTTGCCATGTACTGCGTGAGAATATCTATCTTTTGGCTCAATCTCTTTATAAAGATCATAAAAATTTCTCGTTGCAATGATGTCATTTAGGATGGATTTTTGTCCAAAGGGCGAGTTAAAATCACCCAAAATAATTGCATTTTTCTCTTTACCTAGAGCTGTTCTTAACGTTTTTTCAGCCTTTTTTTGCATATTTATACCATTTTTATAAGTTGGAAAGTGATTTACAAATATGCTAAATTTCTTACCTTCCATCTCAAAAACAACCTTTAAAATATTTCTCGTCTTTACGTTTGGAACTTTAAAAATTTCACTGCCACTTGGCTGCAACTTTGAAATAAGCCCGAGCCCAACAGGCGAATTTTTCTCCTTTGTAAAGCTTATAAATTTATACTCGCTATCACTTACCAGAGCTTTTAAAACCTGCTCATTTTCGATCTCTTGAAGTGCGATAATGTCTGCATTTAGTGCATTTATGACTTGTCTTGTCCTTTGTAGTTTTGAATCAGCCGCCTCGCAGTCCCACTTTGATACGCCTACTTTAAAATCAAGATACTCGCTACCATCATCTTTGCAATCAAATAAATTTTGCACATTATAAGTTGCGATGCTAATTTCACTCGCAAATGCCACTAAAATGGTAAAAAACAAAGCAAAAACTACTCTCAAATCTCACTCCTAAAGTCAAATTCAGCGATATTTTGCCTGATCGCCTCATAAGCGATAATGCCAGCACTCATAGCTAAATTTAAGCTCCTGCCCTCTTTTCCCATTGGTATGGTTATGGCGTTTTTAAAATTTATATCCATAAATTCTCTTGGCAGCCCAGTACTCTCACCACCAAAAAATATAAAATCTCCTGGTTTAAACCTAGCCTCATAGTAAAGCCTATTTGTCTTTGTGGTAGCGAAGAAAAATCTATCCTTGTGGCTTAAGTTTGCTTCTAAAAATTCTTCCAAACTATCCCAAATTTTTGGATTTAAAATTTTCCAGTAGTCAAGCCCTGCTCGTCTAACAGCCTTTTCACTCAGATCAAACACGGTGGGTTTAACGATATGTAGCTTTAAATTTGCATTAACGCACATTCTACCGATAGCTCCAGTATTTTGCGGTATCTGAGGATGAACTAAGACTATGTTAAACATAAGCTTTCTTTGCCTTAAAAAGTGTTATAAACTAGCCTATTTTAGCCAAAATGGGCTTTTAAGAGATTTAAAATTTTTGCTCATTAAGATATTTTGAGATCGCAAGCTCTTCTTTGCGTTTTATCTCTTTTGCGATCTCTTCGTTTTTAAAACCAGCTGATAAAATTTCCGCTACATCAACTTTCGCGTCAAATTTTACCTCATAAATTCCAAGCTTCTTGGCACGCTCTATACGCTCTTTATTGTAAGCTCCAAGCCATGATTTTATAGGCATACTAAGTGCTATTTGCATTAGCCCTTTATCGCTTGGCATATGCTTAAAATAAGGCTCTTTTAAGATGGAAAAATAGCTTTTTGGCAGATGCATTTTCTCTAAAATTTCTTTTGCGTCAAGCTCAAATTTGCCAAACAAAAGATACAAAAATAATCTCTCATCATTCACAAATTTTCTAGCACTCTTAAGATCACTTAAAAACTCATCATCCATAGAAATTTGCATACCAAAAATTTCTTTAAAAAGTCCAAGCTCAAAAAGATAGTAAGCTCCTTTTTCAAGATGCTTTGCGCGAAAAAATTTAATAAGCTCAGTATTTATCCTATCTCTGCTTAAAAACTCTAAACTAAGGCTTTTCATAAGAGCTAGCGTCTCATCGGCTATGCCAAAGTCAAGCCTAGAGCTAAACTGCACGCCACGAAGTATCCTTAGCGGATCTTCTTTAAATTTTTCACTATCAATGTGCCTTAATGTCTTGTTTGCTAAATCTTGCTTTCCGCAGTAAAAGTCTAAAATTTCTCCATTAAAGATATTCATCATCATGGCATTTATCGTAAAATCTCGCCTAAGGCTCGCTATTTTGAGATCGTTAATATAGCTTACTGCAAAGTCTTTGTGCAAATTTCCAGTTTTGCTCTCGCTTCTTGGAAGCCCAATGTCGTAGTTTTTATATTTATAGATGAAGTAGCTTTTACCAACGCCGCTCGCTCCAATGCTAGCCATTAGCTCATTAAATTTAGTAGGTTCAATGTCATAAACTTCGATATCATAATCATAAATTTCTCGTCCCAAGAACGCATCTCTCACGCAACCACCCACGAGATAAACACGTGAAGTAAATGGAGCAAATAGCGATCTAAAAAAGTCTAGCTCGCTATTTTTATAAATTTCATTTTTGATTTTTATCTCATTTTTTGAGCCGTCTAATGGCTTATTTTGAGAGATTTTGGAGTCTATTTTCGATATTTGCAAGGGTAAATTCTAAAAATTTTGTCGTTAGCTCAAGCCTTGAAGCAAGATTTTGTTCATTAGTTTGTTTAAGCCCTTCAAAAAGCACTTCTATGCGCTCAGCAAGGTTTGCTAAGAAAATTTTTTCTTCGCTCACCTCTCTATTTTTTATTGGACTTACTGGCTCCTCTTTTACCTCAAACACTTGCTCATTTTGTAAATTTGCCTCAACTTTTAGCTCATTATTTAGTGCATTTTCATTATTCTCTATGGCCAAAAGCTCTTTTTTTAAATTCTCTCGCTCAAGCTCTTCTTGCTTTTTATTTTGCAGTGCTTCTATTTTTTCAAGCTCAGCGCTAACCTCACTGATTGCCATTCTAGCGATATCATCAAGCTTCATAATCTTATCAACCACCTTTTAAATTCATTTATCTCTTCATCACTTTTCATCCTGATAAAAAACTCTTTCATCTGCTCGTTTTTTATCGCTCGCTCTTTGCGAAGTCCGCTCAGGCGGTTTATCGCGCTAAGGGCATCTTTGTTTGACGGATCTTGCTTTAAGATATTTTTATAAATTTCAAGTGCATCATCTTTTAGCCCCTGAGCTTCGTAGATCAGTGCTTCAGTGATTGTGTTTTTCATTTTTTGATAAATCCTGCGATAACATCGCCTATCTCGCTAGTTGAGCAAATTTCAACTGCGTTAAAAGCAGCGATATCTTTTGTTCTATAACCTTTTGCAAGCGCCTCTTTAACAGCATTTTCTATCGCATCTGCGGCATCATTTTCGCTAAATGCGTATCTTAGCATCATTGCTGCACTTAAAATGGTCGCGATCGGATTTGCTATGCCCTGCCCTGCGATGTCTGGTGCTGAGCCGTGTATCGGCTCATAAATTCCCACTTTACCGCCCATACTAGCGCTTGGCAAAAGTCCTATCGAGCCACAGACCATACTCGCTTCATCACTTAAAATGTCGCCGAATAAATTTTCAGTAAGTATGACGTCAAAATTTGCTGGCGCTCTTACTAGCTGCATCGCTGCGTTATCGACATACATAAAGCTAAGCTCTACTTCAGGATAGCCCTTTGCCACCTCGCTAGTCACCTCGCGCCAAAGCTGGCTTGTCTCAAGCACATTTGCCTTATCGACCATGCAGACCTTTTTCTTGCGAAGCATAGCCGTCTCAAAGGCGATCTTTGCTATGCGCTCGATCTCCATTTTAGAATAAACCATCGTATTAAACGCTCTATCTTCGCCTTTTTCACGTGGCTGTCCAAAATAAAGTCCACCCGTTAGCTCACGAACCACGACAAAATCAACGCCTCTTAAAACCTCTGGCTTCAGCGTGCTAGCATCCACTAGCTCATCAAAAACGATGGCTGGACGTAAATTTGCATAAGCTTCAAGCTCTTTTCTAATCTTTAAAAGCCCGCTCTCTGGCCTTAGATGTCTTGGCAAATTATCCCACTTCTCGCCACCGATCGCTCCAAAAAGCACAGCATTAGAGTTTAGAGCAGAACTAAGAGTCTCATCTGGCAAAGGCACGCCAAATACATCATAAGCTGCACCACCCATAAGCTTATAGTCGTACTCAAATTTTATCCCAAACTCAGCGCTAACAATATCTAAAATTTTTATCGCCTCATCTATGATCTCAGGGCCGATGCCATCGCCTTTTATAACGCAAATTTTATAGTTTTTCATCGCCGCTCCTTAGTTCATCTTCGCTTTTGCGTACTCGATAAGTCCGCCGGCGTTTAGAAGCTCTTGCATAAACGGCGGTATAGGGCTAAATTTATACTCTTTGCCGCTAGTTAAATTTACGACCGCGCCGTTATCTACGTCTATTTTTAGTTCGTCGCCCTCGTTTATTTCGTCCGTTTCTTTGATTTCAAGTATCAAAAGCCCCGTATTAAAGCTATTTCTATAAAAAATTCTCGCATAGCTTTTAGCTATCACCGCACCTGTACCGGCGGCTTTAAGCGCGATAGGAGCGTGTTCTCGAGAGCTACCGCAGCCGAAATTTTCGCCCGCTACGATAATGTCGCCCTTATCTATCTTGGCGCTAAAATTAGGATCGGCGTCCTCCATTATATGTTTTGCTAAGATATTTTCGTCGGAAGTATTTAAGTATCTGGCGGCGATAATTATATCGGTATCGATATTGTCGCCGAATTTCCAAACTTTATTCATCGTTTCGCCTTTTTTAAATTTTCGAGATTTTAGCCAAAAGTAGCTAAATAATTCATCAAACGGCGAATAAAATTTGCGGCCCAAACGGCTAAAGGGCAAGGTAAAGGGCGCTAAACGCCCCTTTTATTTTTTTAAATTTAAAGAGCACCTGCCCAAGAATTTACACGCCGGGCAAAAACCCGTAACGCCGATGATAATCGGGATTAAACCGATTAACGCCCAGTAGCTCTCGTAAAAATACCAAACCGCTACCGTAAAAATCAGCCCCAGTACAACCCTAATAATTCTACTTTTTACGCTTACCATATTTTTACCTTTTCTTGAAAATTTTATAAAGCGGGCAGTAACCGTAATATCCCGTTAAAAGCGGAATTAGTCCGACCGTCCACAACCAGCAGTCGCAAATAAATCCGAAAATAAAAAACCAAATCGCCGCTATAATCAAACGTATAGTTTTATCTAAAACGCTCATTTTATCTCCTTTAAGCTAAAGCTTTTAGCATTCCGTTCATAACCATAGGTTTAAATCCGTAAATTTTAACCAGCCAACTCATGTAGCTCTCTCTAGTAGCGCCGAAGCACTCTAACGTCGGAGCCGTTCCCTCCCAGTCGAACTCTACCATTATAGCCTTGCCGTATTTGGTGATAAAAGGGCAAGCCGTATATCCGGTAAATTTCTCGCTAGGTTCTCGTCCTTTTATCGTGTCGGCTAAATTTTTAGCCAAGATCGGATACATTTTCCTAACGCTAGCCCCCGTTTTGCCGGACGCAAATCCGCAAATATCGCCGATACCGAATATATTTTTAAATTTTGTACTTTGCAGGCTGTATTTATCGACGGCTAGAAAATTTAGCTTGTCGGCCTCTTTGGTTAGGCCGGCGCGAGCTAAAATTTCGCTTCCTTTTTGCTTAGGCGGCAGGTGAAGCCAGTCGTATTTTACGTCGATTAGCTCGGACGCGATTTTGTCTTCGCCGTTTTGCCTATACGCCGTCCAAAACTCGAAAGTAGCGGCATTTGAGCTTTTATCGACGGCTACGATTTGGTGGCGAAGATTAAATTTTATCTTTCTTTTTATCATTATTTGAGTCATCGCCGCGGCATAAGTCGGATCGCCGAAAAGCTTGCCGCCGCCGACGTAAAGATTAACGCTGCCTTTATCGCGGTTGCCGGCCAACCTCAGCCTATCTTCGCTCATGCAAGTTACTTTTTTATTAGCGCCGCTGCATTTCATCGGGGTTTTTTGATCGCAAAATACAGCCGAGCCGCCGTTTTGAGAGATTTTTTTCATCAGCTCGTTGCTCTTTACGGCGCCTTGTAGGGTGTAGACGGAGGATATATTGCCGCTCGTATCGTTAATATCCTCTAAGCTCAGCCCCTTAACGGCTTCAAAATCGTATTCCACGCCGCTTGCTACGATTAGATAATCATACCCAAGCTCGCTCCCGTCGTCTAAGACGAGCAGATTGGCTTCGGGCTTTATCTCCGATACGTTTTTGCGTATCCACTCGGTTCCTTGCGGGATATAATCCACTTTTTCGTAAACGACGTCGCTAGCTTCGTAAATTCCGACGGCGATTAGCGTAAAACCCGGCTGATAGTAAAATTTCTCGTCTTTATCCACGAGAATTACCTTGGCGTTAGGCATATCTCTTCTAAGTTTAGCCGCCAACGCGATACCGCTAAGTCCCGCGCCCATTATGACGATTTTAGAATTTATATCGTCGTTTTCGTCGCCCGTTGCCGAGCAACCGCTCATACCAGCGGCTAGTCCCGCAGCCCCCATTAGCTTTAAAGCGTCTCTTCTTTGCAGTCCTTTCATAAATTCTCCTTTCAAACGAGTTTATGAAATGCTACATAAAAAAGGCCGCTCTCTCCGTAACAAAGTTACCTTAAAACGAGAATCTTAAGAAACAAGCCTTATTTCGCCGCGGCTTTGCGTTATTTGCCCGCTTCTCTCAAGCTCTTTTAGCACCCTAGATACCGCTTCTCTAGCGCTTCCTAGATGATTCGCCAGCTCTTCGTGAGTTATTTTTATAAAATTTTCGTTTAGGTTTTCGATGCTTTGGGATAAAAAATTCATAATCCGCGCCGAAAGCGGCGAAAACAAAGCCTGTTCCATAACGTTTATCGTTCTGGCAAACCGATCGGCTACGATTTTTAGAGTAAAATTTAAAATGCTCGGATATTTTTCTTTAAGAGGTTTGTAAATTCGCGCCGGAATAACGATGATCTCGCTATCTTGCTCGATTTCGACGCTTACTTTATTTTCTAGCGAATTTATAGAACACGTATCGCACAGCACGCAACTCTCGTCTTTAGTTAGTCTAAATATCGTTATTTCCTTTGCGCTAGACGACACGAACGCCCTTAAAACGCCTTTTAGTATAAGGATAAATCCTAAGCAATCGTTTCCGGAGTAAAATATATCGCCCCTTTTTACGGTTTTTAGATACGCGTTAGCAAAGATCGCATTTAGATCCTCGCTTGCTAGATCGAAATTATTCGTAAACCTTTCGCGCAAAATTTCTTTTAACTCTTCGCTTAGCATTTTACCCTTTCGTGACTTCGTTACAAAAATTTAACCTTATTATAGGTAATATTGCATAAAAATTTAATACAAAAAGAAAAACAATGCACGACGTTAAAAAAAACGACTCGCAAAGCAAAATAAAATCGCTTCCGATTATGCTTTTTGCCGGTACTATGGGGATTGGAGGGCTTTGCGCGGCTTATAAGAAATTAAGCGAGATATTTGATTTGCCCGGTGAGATATTCTCGGCGCTTAGAGCGCTAGACTGCACGGTATTTTGCCTACTTTCGGCGTTTTACCTCTTTAAGCTTTTAAAATTTAAAGAAGAAGTAAAGGCCGAATTTTCGCACCCTATAAAGATAAATTTTTTCGGCGGATTTATCATCTCGCTTTTTCTTTTAGCTCTAGCCTACAAAGACGCGCCGCGACTATACTACTCGCTTTTTTACGCGGCTTTAGGCTTGCAAACGATTTTTACGCTTTATGTAATTTCTTTTTGGATCGACGAAAAATTCGATATCGCGATGCTAAATCCAGCATGGTTTATCCCCGTAGTGGGCAACTTACTAATCCCGATCATAGCCGAAAAATCTCAAGCGATCTGGTATTATTTTAGTTTGGGGCTATTTTTCTGGATTATTTTATTCGCCGTTATATTTTATAGGCTAGTCTTCTGCGATAAGTTAGCCGACAAATTCGTTCCGACGCTAGTCATTAAGCTAGCGCCGCCGGCTATGGCGTTTTTGGGATACGTAAAACTGACCGAGCGATTCGACGCTTTTGCGGCGATACTGCTTAATATAAACGTGTTTTTCGCGGCGCTTATACTTTTTTCGTATAAAAGATTTATTAAACTCAAATTCGCCCTATCGTGGTGGGCTTTTACCTTCCCGACGGCCGCTAGCTCCATAGCGTTTTTAAAAGCTTACGAAATTACGCAAAGCGATTTTTACTTAGTTTTAGGCGTCGGCGCTTTTGCGGCTCTAGTCGCTTCGATTTTGATAGTCGGGTTTTTAACGGTTAAATCCATAATAAACGGCGAAATTTTTTCGGAAAAATAACCTTAGCTCAAAAATTTACTTTAGTAATATTCGTAGTTGATTTCTAGCTTTTTATATAGGCCGATTTCCGTTATGTCGCCGTTTTCGTAGTATTTGTCCGCGGGCTTAAATTTGACCGAGGTTTTATGCGTCAAATTTCCCCGCTCGTCCCTGCTTATATCTTTAAACTGCAAGATTTGCCCGATTTTTGCCTCAGAGCCGAAGTAATTTACCGACGTATACTCCATCTCGTCGCCGTTTGCGGCGTAGTAATAAATCCATTTTGAGTTTGGGGCTTGCGTGATTTTTTCGTATTCGCCGTTTGGCTTGCGCTCGAAGCTTATCTCTATGCCGTTGCGCGGCTCCATATTATTTCTATCCGCGTTAAAACGCCCTTTTCGTCGTAGACGTAGCTATCGTCCGTCACTAGCGTCCCGCCGGAATACGCCGCCCTAGCGATCATTTTGCCGTCCTTGCCGTAAGTAGTTTTCTCCGTGCGGGGGTAAAATCTATCCTCCACGTGCTGCTCTTTGGCCGTCGCGACTAAATTTTCGCCGTCAAATTCGTATTCGTAGAGATAAACGGCGCTATCTTGATATTTTTTGCGCACTAGCCCGTCTTTGCCGTACTCAAACAAAACCGAGCTGTTTGGCGCGCCGTTTATATGCTCGGTTTCTTGCACTATATAGCCGTTTTCGTTAAACTCCGTCCGCTTTACGCGCGTATTTTCTAGCGTCCCGGAGCCGTCCGTAGAGTATTCGTACTCCGTAGTCGTCATGCTCTTAACCTCGCCTTTTAGCTCTCTTTTGCTCCAGTCGTTTTGCGGTAAAACGGCCGAGTTTAGATAGCAAACCGCCGATGCCGCCGCTAAAATAGTTTTTAAAATTTTCATTTTTATCCTTTTTCAAATCACGCAAATCCTAGATTAGTTTAGGCTAAATTTCGCCTAATTTAGCCTAAAAGGCGGCAATACCGGTAAAATCCTAGCTTTTACGAGTTTAAATCCGCGCCTGAAACTGACTTAAATTTTTAAGCAAGTCTGAGGCGAATTTTCATTTCGGCAGTTTATTAACTTAAGCTTCGTTTGCCTTTTTTAAAATTTCTCTCATCTCTTCTTCGCTAAGCGGCTCAACCAGTATATTTGCGGCGTCTATGAAGCGATATTTTTCTTTTGGTAAATTTGCCATAAAGGCATTGTATTCGCATTCGCCGAACACGTGCGCGTCCCTATCGTCTACGCCGACTACTAGCGTAAGTATCCAGCGCGAGACCTTGCGCTCTCCTAGAACTTCTTGCGCCTGCCACGAAGGAGAGGGGGCGTAAGGCAAGATAGTCGGTAAATTTTCGCTAAGCGTATATGCGCCAAAAATTTCGCTGCCGTCTTTATCTTCGTATAAATTCTCTCTTGCGCTATAAGCGTCAAGATACTGCACCCGCCTCATCATCTCATCAAATTTAGCCGCAGGGCTAGCGCTTGCAAAAATTTCATCTATCATAACCGCATCAAACGCCACGTCACGCTCCAGGCCAGAGATATAAAGCATTTGATTTTTCTCTTTTGCGTCCTTTAGAGCTTCAAGTCCCCACATTATGTCGGCTTCATAATCAAATTTTAAAATTTGCTCGCTATCGTAAATTTCTTCATTGTCGCGTTCTATTTTCGAGCCGGTTTTGGCTGAAATTTTAGAAAGAAACAAAATCGCCGTCTGCCAGTCGCCAACGCCGCTTGGAGTACAGACCCGAACGATATATTTGCCGTCTTCGTAGCTTAGCTCAAAGCCGCGAGCGCTCTTTTGCCATACGCCTGCAATCATCACGTTTTCGTTTAGCGAAAGCTCGCTCGGCTCGTCATTTTGGCTATTAAAAAAGCAAAATCCCTCTATAAACTCTGAAATTTCGCGCTCGCTTAGCGCCTTTTCATATCCGCCGAAAAGCTTCTTTTTGTTTTTTATCTTAAATGTTACGCTCATAAATTCTCTTTCGCCTACTCTAAAACGTCATCACTTGATCGCACTGCCTAACCCACTCGGACAAGATATCCATGCTGCCTTTCACTTCAGCCTCGAAATAAGGCTCTCCCGCATGCAAACCACACCTCGTTTGGCAGCTACCGCAAACCTTTAACATAGCGCCGCTAGCGTAAAGCTCCTTTAACATCGCTACTAGATCTACGTCGTAGTCTTCCGGCTTTTTGGTGCTATTTCGCGCAAGATCGACCGCGTCGTTCATTAGAAAAATTCTAACCTCTTCGCCTTTTTCTTTTAGCGTTTTAGCTAGCCTTAATGCGTTGTAAGCATTATCGGTACCGTTGTATGGTTGATTTGTAAGTATAAATAGAAATTTTTTCATCTTTTTCTCCTTTTGCCAAAAATGTAGCGCAAACCGAGCAAATTTTAGCCAAGCTATATAAAAAGAGGCTAAATTTATCTAAAAAGTAAAAGTACGCCGATCGTGCAGACGATAATGGCGGTGCAAATTTCAAGCAGCCTTAGGTGCGTTTGTAAAAATTTCTTTAGCATAGCTCCGCCAAGCGCATAGATATTTAGCGAGCAAAACTCGATGAAAACGAGCGTTGCCGTGATCGCGCACATACGAGTTAGGCTAAAGGGATCTTCTTTATCCAAAAATGTAGGCAGTAAAACCGAGAAAAATATCCATGCCTTTGGATTTGTGATGCAAACAATGAGGCCGTTTATAAACATCTGCTTTTTGCTTGGTAAATTTGAGACGTTTGTTATGCTAAGCTCGCCCTTGCCAAAAAGAAGCATTGCGCCAAGATAGAGCATATAAAGGCCTGCGATGATGTTTAATGCCTTAAATGCGTACTCAAAATGATGAAGCATCGCGCCCACGCCAAGCATACAGCAAAATGCCACGAAAGCAAGCGAAAGAAGCTGCCCGGTCATCATAATAAGCGAGTGCTTATAGCCAAAGCCCATACCGATACTCATCGCATAGGTCATGTTGATGCCTGGCATTAGCGAGATAGGAGCAAGAGTGGCGAAAAAGAGTAAGAAGTCCATAAAAAGCCTTGAAATTTAGCTAACAAATATAAAAATTTAAGCTATAGATCAGATCCAGCGATCAAATTTATAGCTTAAATTTAAAAGGCGGACTAAGCCGCCTCTTTTTTAGTGAGTTAAGAAATACTCTTGAATTTTGGCTTTGTCGCTTGTTTTTGTAAGTGCAAGCATCAAAAGCACTCTAGCTTTTTGCGCGTTTAGATTATCGCTTGTTAAAAAGCCGTATTTTGCGTCGTCTACTTCGCCGTTCATGGTCGTCTCGCCACTTCCTACACGTGAGTCGCGAACTACCACTACGCCAGCTTTTGAAGCCTCGCCAAGTGCGTCAAGTACGCTAAAGTAAGGGTTGCCGTTGCCAAGACCAGCGCTGATGATGCCTTTTGCGCCGTTTTTAACAGCTATTTTTACAAAGTCAGGATTGTCATTTGCGTGAGAGTAGATGATATCAACTCTAGGAAGTTCTTTTACGCCCTCTAGGTCAAATGCTGATTTTGCCGTGTGTTTTCTGATCGGATTCATATAGTATTTTACGTTGCCATAAAAGACTGTGCCGATTTTGCCGCTGTTTGGTGATTTAAATGTATCAACGCCTGTTGTGTTGGTTTTGGTTACCTCTCTAGCAGCGTGAATTTCGTCATTCATAGTAACCACAACGCCCTTGCCTACACTATCTTTGCTAATAGCTACATTTACAGCGTTAAATAAATTTAGTGGGCCATCTGCACTTAGTGAGCCACTATTTCTCATTGCACCTACAAGCACGACTGGCTTGTCGCTTTTAACGACTAAATTTAGAAAGTACGCCGTCTCTTCCATAGTATCTGTGCCGTGAGTAACGACGATACCATCGGCTTTGCCGCTATTTAGAAGCTCATTTATTCTATTAGCAAGCTTAAGCCAAACTTCGTTGTTCATATCTTGTGAGCCGATATTTGAAATTTGCTCGCCTTTTATGGTAGCGATCTTGTTGATATCTGGCACGGCTGCGATTAGTTTATCGACTGTAACAGTTCCAGAAGTATAGCTCGAATCAAGCGATCCTGAGCCACTTCCTGCTATCGTTCCACCAGTAGCTAGTATGTAGATGGTTGGCTTAGCAACCGCTAAAGTAGCACCTAAAATCATGAGTAACACCGCCTTAAAGATTAAACGCATTTTAGCTCCTTTGCATTAAAATTTGCAAAGTAATTATAATGCCATTTATTTAAAAAAATTATTAACTTCCAAATTTTATATTTATTTAAAAAATTCTTATCAAAAACATATAAATTCCGGTTGAAATAACTATGCTAAGAAGGGTATTTTTAAATTTTAAATGCATCAAAATAGCTGTAAAAACCGCTACTATCTCGCTTAAACCGTAAGGAAATTCGCTAAATTTCGTATCTTTTAAGCCGTAGCAGACCAAAACGACCATTATCATCATGCCCATATGCTTCTCAATGGCGTCTAAGTAAGGGTTTGGCTTATAGTTTTTCAGTACATAAAACGGCGTTGCTCTCGTTATAAAAGTAGCCAAGGCGCTTAAGAGCACCGCCACAAAAAGTACCGTCTCGCTTGAGCTTACACTTATCAAATTTTATCCTTGAACAAAAGCAAAAATACAAAACAAAGCGCCATTGAGCCAACAAGCACAAATTTGGCTGGAAATAGGCTCACTCCAAGCACGCCAAAAAATGTCGCCGCAAAGAGCACGCGGTAGTTTTTATCATTTTTAAACATTTTAATCACAATAACTATAAAAAGTGCTGTCAAGCTAAACTCAAGCCCTTTTGTATCAGCCTTTATAAGATCGCCAAGTATCGCACCAAGCAACGTTCCAGCCGCCCAGTAAGACCAAGAAAGGATATTTAGCCAAGTAAAGACAAAACTTCGATCACTTGCCTCTTTTAGTCCCGAATTTTTAAATATCGCAAAGGTCTCATCTGTTAGCAAAGCGATGTTTAAAAGCCTAAATTTGATCCCGCTATACTCTTTTAAAAGTGAAATTCCATAAAAAGTATGGCGTAAATTTACTAGA comes from Campylobacter concisus and encodes:
- a CDS encoding NAD(P)/FAD-dependent oxidoreductase: MKGLQRRDALKLMGAAGLAAGMSGCSATGDENDDINSKIVIMGAGLSGIALAAKLRRDMPNAKVILVDKDEKFYYQPGFTLIAVGIYEASDVVYEKVDYIPQGTEWIRKNVSEIKPEANLLVLDDGSELGYDYLIVASGVEYDFEAVKGLSLEDINDTSGNISSVYTLQGAVKSNELMKKISQNGGSAVFCDQKTPMKCSGANKKVTCMSEDRLRLAGNRDKGSVNLYVGGGKLFGDPTYAAAMTQIMIKRKIKFNLRHQIVAVDKSSNAATFEFWTAYRQNGEDKIASELIDVKYDWLHLPPKQKGSEILARAGLTKEADKLNFLAVDKYSLQSTKFKNIFGIGDICGFASGKTGASVRKMYPILAKNLADTIKGREPSEKFTGYTACPFITKYGKAIMVEFDWEGTAPTLECFGATRESYMSWLVKIYGFKPMVMNGMLKALA
- a CDS encoding DsrE/DsrF/TusD sulfur relay family protein, whose amino-acid sequence is MKKFLFILTNQPYNGTDNAYNALRLAKTLKEKGEEVRIFLMNDAVDLARNSTKKPEDYDVDLVAMLKELYASGAMLKVCGSCQTRCGLHAGEPYFEAEVKGSMDILSEWVRQCDQVMTF
- a CDS encoding branched-chain amino acid transporter permease, with protein sequence MISVSSSETVLFVAVLLSALATFITRATPFYVLKNYKPNPYLDAIEKHMGMMIMVVLVCYGLKDTKFSEFPYGLSEIVAVFTAILMHLKFKNTLLSIVISTGIYMFLIRIF
- a CDS encoding type II asparaginase, which codes for MRLIFKAVLLMILGATLAVAKPTIYILATGGTIAGSGSGSLDSSYTSGTVTVDKLIAAVPDINKIATIKGEQISNIGSQDMNNEVWLKLANRINELLNSGKADGIVVTHGTDTMEETAYFLNLVVKSDKPVVLVGAMRNSGSLSADGPLNLFNAVNVAISKDSVGKGVVVTMNDEIHAAREVTKTNTTGVDTFKSPNSGKIGTVFYGNVKYYMNPIRKHTAKSAFDLEGVKELPRVDIIYSHANDNPDFVKIAVKNGAKGIISAGLGNGNPYFSVLDALGEASKAGVVVVRDSRVGSGETTMNGEVDDAKYGFLTSDNLNAQKARVLLMLALTKTSDKAKIQEYFLTH
- a CDS encoding Crp/Fnr family transcriptional regulator, giving the protein MLSEELKEILRERFTNNFDLASEDLNAIFANAYLKTVKRGDIFYSGNDCLGFILILKGVLRAFVSSSAKEITIFRLTKDESCVLCDTCSINSLENKVSVEIEQDSEIIVIPARIYKPLKEKYPSILNFTLKIVADRFARTINVMEQALFSPLSARIMNFLSQSIENLNENFIKITHEELANHLGSAREAVSRVLKELERSGQITQSRGEIRLVS
- a CDS encoding LysE family translocator, with protein sequence MDFLLFFATLAPISLMPGINMTYAMSIGMGFGYKHSLIMMTGQLLSLAFVAFCCMLGVGAMLHHFEYAFKALNIIAGLYMLYLGAMLLFGKGELSITNVSNLPSKKQMFINGLIVCITNPKAWIFFSVLLPTFLDKEDPFSLTRMCAITATLVFIEFCSLNIYALGGAMLKKFLQTHLRLLEICTAIIVCTIGVLLLFR
- a CDS encoding SLAC1 anion channel family protein; the protein is MHDVKKNDSQSKIKSLPIMLFAGTMGIGGLCAAYKKLSEIFDLPGEIFSALRALDCTVFCLLSAFYLFKLLKFKEEVKAEFSHPIKINFFGGFIISLFLLALAYKDAPRLYYSLFYAALGLQTIFTLYVISFWIDEKFDIAMLNPAWFIPVVGNLLIPIIAEKSQAIWYYFSLGLFFWIILFAVIFYRLVFCDKLADKFVPTLVIKLAPPAMAFLGYVKLTERFDAFAAILLNINVFFAALILFSYKRFIKLKFALSWWAFTFPTAASSIAFLKAYEITQSDFYLVLGVGAFAALVASILIVGFLTVKSIINGEIFSEK
- a CDS encoding DUF4299 family protein, whose protein sequence is MSVTFKIKNKKKLFGGYEKALSEREISEFIEGFCFFNSQNDEPSELSLNENVMIAGVWQKSARGFELSYEDGKYIVRVCTPSGVGDWQTAILFLSKISAKTGSKIERDNEEIYDSEQILKFDYEADIMWGLEALKDAKEKNQMLYISGLERDVAFDAVMIDEIFASASPAAKFDEMMRRVQYLDAYSARENLYEDKDGSEIFGAYTLSENLPTILPYAPSPSWQAQEVLGERKVSRWILTLVVGVDDRDAHVFGECEYNAFMANLPKEKYRFIDAANILVEPLSEEEMREILKKANEA